In Cicer arietinum cultivar CDC Frontier isolate Library 1 chromosome 7, Cicar.CDCFrontier_v2.0, whole genome shotgun sequence, the genomic window atagttttctgAAATTGAAACACTAACAAATCATTTGGTTGCAAAACTTACTCAAATGCCTCCAAGTTAATTGTGATTCACCTGTGTCTATGACAACCAAGTTGCCCTTCATCTTGCAGCCAACCTTGGTTTCCACGAAAGAACCAAACACATCGAAGGGAATTGTTATTTCATAAGTCAACACTTGCAGGCATGCATGATATCCACTACCGACATCCCCACTAAATAACAACAAGCATACATCTTCACAAAGTCCTTAGACACCAAACTCTTCTCTGACCTCGTGTTCAAGTTGGGAGTAATAGAGATCAGTACGGAACAAAGTGTGTTTAGTAACAAATTCTGTTTTTCTATTCCTTATAAATTAGAATAGTTAGttgcaatattattttataaattgaaaccTATATATAGAGACAATTTTCATCATTGTAGATCCGAAAATATTCAATCAATCAACAGTTATTAAGCAATAGTAAActgaaataacaaaatatttatgtagtgtttgtaaataaaaactaattttaataaaataatatataataagtcTTTAATTATGAAATGAATTAGCCCATAATAAGtctttaattatataatgaaaTGAATTAAACCATTATTTATACATAATTAATcactaaaatcatttttcaataaTAGCATATCCCGAAtcaaacacacacacaaaaaggCAGTAAGCGCATAGATATCTTGAATGAACGGTGACGATGACGATAACAGAGAGGTCAACAGTTCATTTCATTTGATTGTTGTAAGCAGGAATTAATGGTAACGGAACGGCAATTTACTCAGTGTACACTAGACTAGACTGTTATCTTCTTTTCGCTTCGCTGCTACTGCTATGTATAACAGATAATGCTTTATGTATACggaatttcaatttcaatttcaatttcaatttcaatttcaatttctattaatttcaatatttaatatctCGAACCCTCTCTCTCTGCTTCTTCCAAACTTGATTATAGCGTTCACTTATTATTACTTTCCCTCGTAAGTGTTGATTGAGATGAGAATTCTGTTTCCATTTTATATTTACTGATTTTCGCTTCAAATATTCACTCCTTTTATATGTTATATCagcttattttaaaagtttaatattGTCATTTCAACAAACATGTGGTGAGTTAATTTGTTGATGACTTAGAACTGCAATGTTAATGCCAGGTCCTAATGATAATCAAAGGATTGTTTAGAAGATATGAAAGATGGAACCCTGTGCATCCGACTTATGGGGCCTTTTATGGAATGGGTGTGGGAATTGGTTGTGGTGTTGGATGGGGTCCTGGATTTGGACCTGAAGTTGTAGGGTATGTTGGAGCTGGTTGTGGCATTGGATTCAATGTTGGTATCACTCTTGCTGGCTTTGGAATTGGCCTTCCTGCTAACATCATCTTTGCAGCTCCTTATAATGGTAGGTAATTTGCCTCTTTTAAAGTGACTAGTTTAGTAAACttagaaaattaaagagtttatattttaacttctcattatttgttatatatgtGCATATAATATCAACCATTGTTTTGTGTATCAAACGTTGCTATTACTCACTTTAGAGGAGTTTGGTTGGTTGTTATGTAGAAACCATTCATTACTTTCTCAAAGTgtcatttttttgttgttgcatgTATTTAGGGATTATCAGGATTCAGGAGCTGTAATTCTCAAATTGATGTAAATATTATGTGAAATTAGAATCTAAGATTCCTAAGCCTGTTTCATTTTGGATAAAATGCTTAATTAAGCGTTAAGGCTTATTGTATAAGTGCTTATGTATAACAatataagctatttctataataaaagataaaataaagccGTACTTAAGTTTTTTCATAAACTATGCCGGAGATTTTATAGAAATAAGCTGAAAATAGCTTTAAAAGATGTCATAAATTGTTTCCATAAATTCTCTCAAACAGTCTCACAAGTATTTATTGCACTAGATTaattcaaataagtcaatccaaacatGTCCATTGTTAAATAAACTAATGTACATTGCATGTGACTTATTTTAATCCAGCTCTTTTGGCAACAAAAAGCTCTGCATTGAAGTTAGCACGTTCCGGTGGTCTTCTTTCTAGTACACAAACCTCAGAGGATGTCCGGATTAGAAATGTACCTTGTGTGTCTGACTTTCAAAGAGAAGCTGGGGAAAAACTCTCTTGCTTTCGCCAAAACTATTTAACTATCAACGGAACCGATATCTTTGACATGAAGAACAGCTTGCCTTTGCTTACTACTTCGGCCTGTAAAAGCATACAAGCATTTCATAGCCAGCTGTTTTGCCCTGGTAAAGGTATTATTTTGGTTTAGAAAATCAAATCCGTCTCTATCTCTACTCTATTACCTATTATTTGTCTTGTATAGTTGTTTGCTTCCAACTTTCATCATTTATCTATCTTGTTGAGTTTGTTGGTGTGTGTTTTGCTGCTTATCTTTATTTCATAGTGCAATTTTTCTCTGCTTTAGCAGTTAGCTCATTCTTCTACCAAGTTATCCAACACATTATCTCGTGTTAATATAGAATATGTAATATCTATTCTCTATTTTTACTCCTAAACCTAGAAAGGACAACCTGGTGTTAAAAAGCTCCCATTGAGATAGAATTTAAGGAATGGTTGGACTCATTGTGGGTCTATTGTAGGCAACCTTACTTTTCATTTCTGCAAGAATCTGATTCCACAAGTCGCACAACCTTCTATACCTACAAGGCTAGAACCCTATAATTTTAAGAGTTAGCAATGAGATTCTCTTACATTCATGGTGTTATTTCATTTCATGCCATATAACGATGTTAGGAAACTACTGTCATTAGAAATGCCTTTTATCTAACAATTTTCTTAGAAATGCCCCAACTTTCAtactaattgtttttttatatgatgGTTATACCCAATTCCAAAATATAGGTTGGCAACTTCCCATGCACAGTAGGTTTAGAGGTTTTCCATGGATCATGTTTCTTTGCAGTTATAAGTCATGGGTCGTCTGATCAAAATTGAACGGTTCACATTACAACTATGTATTTCAAGTCAAATCATACAGCTAATACGTGAGCCGTCAAATTTTGAATGAACGACCTGCAACCCCCAACTGCGGTGAATGTGTGAAATTGCAACTGTTAAATTCAAATCGTTTTCCATCTCTGAAGTCATGACTAGAAAAACCGAAGATTGTTAATCTTTTGAACTTATCCTGCATTAGTGCATTCAGTTccaattgatgtattttattattttcccTTTCTGCTCTCATAAATCCCacctcaaataaaaataattttcatcccACTGGACTTGAGCTAACGCTATTAGGAGTGGCATGTGAAAGTTGTGATTTCTTTATGATGAATGCTTCCTATTGAGAGAGTACACACGTTTTAGAATCTTATATCAGAAAAGCATGCATGTAATTGATGATGTTCTCTTGAAAGCATCAAATGTGAGAGGGGGTAGTGTTCGTCGGAAGATACTTGCACTATGCTCCCTCTATATGTAATTTCATTACCTGCTGATGTTGAAGGAAGTAACTTGACATTTGCATCTCATATTTTGCAGGAAAAGAATCAAAAGATTGATTCCTTCCATCCACAACCATCGGCTTTGTGGTTACTTTTGGGTGGGCTTCTTAGTTTCTATTTTGTTAGCTTGGAACAGAGGTCCTATTTTTACAGTTAATGAGAAATCATATTGCTGTGCTCTCAATCTGCTTTGATGTAGCTCTTATTAGTAACACTGAAATTTGTTTCCGCACAGACATAGAGAACACATCAATGACATGAAAGGCTAATACAGTGATTAGCAATATAGGAAAGATACCAAGTTAGATATTGGTGCGTCagttttcttctttcattgaaAATGTTGATTGTTACGAAACAATGAACGATGAAAGTGATGAATAATTTTGATCGGCTCATTGATTTTACCATTTGTCTAAGCCTGATTTCCAACAAAGACAGAAATAACCatcttttgtttatttaaagCAGGATTTGTATAAGAAAAGGATATGTAAACTTTCTTAGAAATTGTGTTCTTAGTATTTAGCATTGCTCTTGTTAAAACATGTGGTGGTTAGCATATAACAGATTTATTGAAAGAATGCTTTTAGTTGTGCTAATCTTGAAGAGTTATGGAATAATTTcgagataaataaataagacatgATCGAGTTAAGGAAAGAGTAAATGCACCAAAGAATATTGATCATGGATGCAAGTTTAATCCAGGATACTCCCTCACCtcacattatttaaatttaCATTGTAATTGTAtgccaaaaaattaaataatttacaaatctaCGTTACATTTGACCTTCTAAAAATCATTTCCTACAAATGCAGCCCTTGTTTACTCCAAATATATTACATTCACCcaaaaagaatgaaaacatAATATCAAATTCTACATCAGTCTTCATCTAATCAAAAGCCTGACTTGGGAGCAGGTTCTTCAAAATTCCCATATCTTGAAGCTGCAAAACTAAAGGATGCAACAGTTCCAACATGAACAGCAAGGACTGCGAAAAAGATCTGAACATTAGCAAGCAATTCACCACGAACCTCACTCTCACTCGAATGACATGTGATAATATTGTCCTTCATCTTACAACCGGCCGGTAGCATAGGACCGTAGAGAACAAAAGCTGTTTGATAGAACCAGATTCCTTGCAGTGTTATGGCAATGCTCTTACATAAATCAACTGGGAAACTGGTTGGAAGAAGGGCTCCGGCAATTGAAGATAAAATACAAAGGCCAATTAGGAAGGCAAGGAGGACATGATAATAGCCTTCTAAGCCTTTGTGTGTTGTTGAATGAAAGTAAAATAGAAGATACTCTGCAGTGAATGCTGTGGCAGCAATCAAACAAAGAGAACCTTCGGGCAAGGGAAGATATCTACATAATAAGATAAAATcagaggaaaataaataaataaccatAGTTTAAGGACAAAATAAAGacatattcaaatatttattctgTGCATGGAGTATGCATGACTTTTCTCATGAGAGTAATGACAAAAGGTATAAGATTAAAAACCCATGCTTGTTGTGTGTGTGTATTTTAAATCACATCTCAACCCAAGAATTAGTAGTTGTTATTACAACTTATAAACATTAACATCTCCTTGAGGACAGTAAATTATATAAGTTCATGAAAACAGCATAGTTATCAGATATGTTCACAACATTCCATAGGatctaatattgtttttttttatctcagtAGTATGTAGAATAACAAAACTAGTAGTAGTTTTAAGTTAAGGACAATGATAACAACACTTctgagagagagaagaaaatatTAGCAGTGAGCACAAAGTTATAGGAGAGATAAGCTGATATCATACAACTGTAGTCTCTCACATACATGGTGACACTGCTGAAATgacattaaattaaaacatCAGAGCTTTATTTTTACTCAATTGCATTACACTAACCATAAAGTTGAGAAAAATGATGGGAGaatttgtttgtttcatttctACCAAAATGTGTTTGATCAACAAACAAGCAGATATAGAGAATTTCTAAGTTTGATTTCTACCAAAATTTGTATGCCATGCAATTTTACTATCACTCCTCACCATCAACATTTTCTGGTCATAATTACCCTCCACACCCTACTGCTTATCTCCTAAGGCAAGTTTTAAATGTAATTGAGGATTAGAATCAAGCAGCATCCCTTTTTTCCtatttagaataaaaaacaaGATTTGTATTGAAACACGTAGTTAAATTGGCCTGATTAAATGACATGAACTAACTATCTTAATCTTCAAATGAATGATACCAACAATTTGAAATTGCAGTAGcacaactcattcattttttattacataACATACTTGAGTTGGTGAATGATTTCAAGCAAGAAAAGGCCAGGAACATAACAACAACACCTAACCTTGTCTTTTCTGAGAGAAGGGTAACGACACCAAAGATAAAAAACATCAGAAGCATTCCTGAGTGCTCGAAGTTGTTCAAGTAAGTCGAATTCAAGATTCCACCAACAAAAAACTTGAGTTGTGTTGCAACTAAGAGCTCAATGCACAAGTCAATGAAAGCACCAATTGAAATAACATAGAGTTCCAAGTGCTTGAGCCTTCCATCAAATGCTGGTACAGGATTCCATACCCGTACTCGGAATGTGTTAGGACTTGACACATATCTGACCACAGAGCACCATATATGCCATACTCCAACTAGAAGAAATAAGGTTCCTGGCAAAATATGACCTATGAAAGATCCCATCTTTCTGATTTACTTTTACCactctaaataaatttttcaagTTCACTTAATCAACTGGATTCTTGAATGATTCTTCAGAGGATCATAGCAACTAAAGCTTCCACCTTGTAAAGATACCAACTAATCCTGTTTTGAAAAAAGCATAGTCAGTTTTCAAACTTCCAATGACAACTTTTCAGATAAAAGTTCACTATCTTCTAATAACATGATGGTATGCTTTATAGATaccatatcattttttttttgacagaatACCATATCAAAATTATGAGCTACTTTTTCAGCTATATCTGCTGTGAATGAAAAATGGAAATTCATCTTTTTGCTATTGTTTATATCTATAAAGCACTGGCATAGTGACTAGATAGAACCCTGATACTGACACGTAAGGAGACACCCttcatattttaagaaaatagagGTGATTTAATGTATTCATGTGGGTTGTGATAGACACCGAACAACAAACACACCTTAAGGCTTTATTTGGATTGATAGAATATCGAATATGGTGGAATGGAGTGGTAACTAATGAGACTTCATTGTTTGGAATTTGGATTCTTAAAAAATGAGTGGAATGGAGTAGGACATTA contains:
- the LOC101500154 gene encoding cadmium-induced protein AS8 isoform X3, with the translated sequence MVLMIIKGLFRRYERWNPVHPTYGAFYGMGVGIGCGVGWGPGFGPEVVGYVGAGCGIGFNVGITLAGFGIGLPANIIFAAPYNALLATKSSALKLARSGGLLSSTQTSEDVRIRNVPCVSDFQREAGEKLSCFRQNYLTINGTDIFDMKNSLPLLTTSACKSIQAFHSQLFCPGKGKESKD
- the LOC101500154 gene encoding cadmium-induced protein AS8 isoform X4; the protein is MIIKGLFRRYERWNPVHPTYGAFYGMGVGIGCGVGWGPGFGPEVVGYVGAGCGIGFNVGITLAGFGIGLPANIIFAAPYNALLATKSSALKLARSGGLLSSTQTSEDVRIRNVPCVSDFQREAGEKLSCFRQNYLTINGTDIFDMKNSLPLLTTSACKSIQAFHSQLFCPGKGKESKD
- the LOC101500154 gene encoding cadmium-induced protein AS8 isoform X1; the protein is MNGDDDDNREVNSSFHLIVVLMIIKGLFRRYERWNPVHPTYGAFYGMGVGIGCGVGWGPGFGPEVVGYVGAGCGIGFNVGITLAGFGIGLPANIIFAAPYNALLATKSSALKLARSGGLLSSTQTSEDVRIRNVPCVSDFQREAGEKLSCFRQNYLTINGTDIFDMKNSLPLLTTSACKSIQAFHSQLFCPGKGKESKD
- the LOC101501117 gene encoding uncharacterized protein; this translates as MGSFIGHILPGTLFLLVGVWHIWCSVVRYVSSPNTFRVRVWNPVPAFDGRLKHLELYVISIGAFIDLCIELLVATQLKFFVGGILNSTYLNNFEHSGMLLMFFIFGVVTLLSEKTRYLPLPEGSLCLIAATAFTAEYLLFYFHSTTHKGLEGYYHVLLAFLIGLCILSSIAGALLPTSFPVDLCKSIAITLQGIWFYQTAFVLYGPMLPAGCKMKDNIITCHSSESEVRGELLANVQIFFAVLAVHVGTVASFSFAASRYGNFEEPAPKSGF
- the LOC101500154 gene encoding cadmium-induced protein AS8 isoform X2, translating into MNGDDDDNREVNSSFHLIVVLMIIKGLFRRYERWNPVHPTYGAFYGMGVGIGCGVGWGPGFGPEVVGYVGAGCGIGFNVGITLAGFGIGLPANIIFAAPYNALLATKSSALKLARSGGLLSSTQTSEDVRIRNVPCVSDFQREAGEKLSCFRQNYLTINGTDIFDMKNSLPLLTTSACKSIQAFHSQLFCPGKESKD